The following nucleotide sequence is from Aggregicoccus sp. 17bor-14.
CCGGGCGGCTCGCACCTGCGTGCCATGTGCGGCGCGCCCGGCATTGCCACCCTTGAGGCCCTACGTGCGCCGTCACGACCCGAGGAGACAGGCTCCCCCCGCCGCGCCGGGCGCCTTCCCCGCGAGGTCGAACCCCATGGCAGGCATTCAAGTGAAGCGCTTCAACGCGCCGGACGAGGCGCGCAAATTCCCGCACGGCAACGTCGCGCTGCTGCAGTTCGGCTCGGACACCGTAGGGCTCGCCACCTTCGAGCCCGGCTGGAAGTGGTCCAAGGACGTGATGCCCATCGCCGGGACGTCCAGCTGCAAGGCGGCCCACAGCCTCTACGTGCTCTCCGGACGCATGCATACGGTGATGGACGACGGCGAGACGGTGGACGTGGGCCCCGGCGACTTCGCCACCATCGCGCCGGGCCACGACGCCTGGGTGCTGGGAGACGAGCCCTGCCGCATGCTCGACTTCACCGGCATGGAGCACTACGCCCAGCCGGGCGCGGGCGCCGCGCGCGGTGCCAACGCTCCCCGCCCCGAGGCGCGTCCGCACTAGGCCGCTCCCGAGCGCCCGCCCGAGCGGGGAGGCTGGCTGTCCGCCTCCCCGCCCGGAAGCCTAGAGGGGCGCCTTTTTGCGCTTGTGCAGGGGGCGATTGCTGTAAGTCTCCGTCCCCAGCCCCATGCGCCCTCTCGACAAGAACGTCCTCTCCCAGGCCGCCACGGTTGCTCGCGGCCTTGCCATCGACGCCGTCCACGCCAGCCAGAGCGGCCACCTCGGCCTGCCCCTGGGCTGCGCGGAGATCGGCGCGGTCCTCTACGGCGCGCTCCTGCGCCACTCGCCGGAGCACCCGGCCTGGATGAACCGCGACCGCTTCGTGCTGTCGGCGGGCCACGGCTCGATGTTCCTCTACGCGTGGCTGCACCTCGCGGGCTACCCGGACATGACGCTGGAGGAGGTGAAGCGCTTCCGCCAGCTGGGCAGCCACACCCCGGGCCACCCCGAGCTCACCCACGCCCCGAGCGGCGTGGAGACCACCACGGGCCCGCTGGGCCAGGGCATCGCCAACGCGGTGGGCATGGCGCTGGCCGCGAAGATGGCCGAGGCGCGCTTCAACACCCCCGAGCACCGCATCTTCGACCACCACGTGGTCTGCCTCGCCGGCGACGGCTGCCTGCAGGAGGGCGTGGCGCTGGAGGCGGTGGAGTTCGCCGGGCACCAGCAGCTGGACAACCTCACCCTCATCTACGACGCCAACGCCGTCACCCTGGACGCGATGGCGAAGGTGACCCAGAGCGCCGACACCGCGAAGCACTTCGAGGCCATCGGCTGGGACGTGCAGACCATCGACGGCCACGACATGGACCAGGTCCAGATGGCCGTCACCCGCGCGCGCAAGGCGGGCAGCGGCAAGCCGCAGCTGATCATCGCCAAGACGCTCATCGGCAAGGGCATCCCCGAGGTGGAGGGCACGGCGAAGGCTCACGGCGAGGGCGGCGCCAAGTTCGGCGACGCCGCGCGCAAGGCCATGGGCCTGCCCGCCGAGCACTTCTACGTCTCGCCCGAGGTGCGCCAGTTCTTCGACGCGCGCAAGAAGGAGCTCGCGGCCGAGCACGCCGCGTGGCTGAAGACCTTCGAGGCCTGGAAGAAGGCGAACCCCACGCTCGCCGAGCAGCTCGCGGTGAGCCGCGCCTACGCGCACACGGTGGCCAAGGACACCGACAAGCGCACCCCGGACACCAAGGCGCTGTTCGACGTGATTCCCCCCTTCGCCGCGGACAGCAAGATTGCGACGCGCAAGGCGGGCCAGGACGTGCTGCAGCCGCTCGCCAAGGCGGACCCGCTGCTCATCGGCGGCAGCGCGGACCTCTACGGCTCCACGCTCAACTACATCGGTGACCTGAAGGCGCGCGACGACGACTTCAGCCCGGCGAACCGCACCGGCCGCAACATCCCCTTCGGCATCCGCGAGCACGCCATGTGCTCCGTGATGAACGGCATCGCGGCGCACGGCATCTTCCGCCCCAGCGGCGCCACTTTCCTCGTCTTCGCGGACTACTGCCGCCCGCCCATCCGGCTCGCCGCGCTCAGCCACCTGCCCGTGCTCTACGTCTTCACCCACGACAGCGTGGGCGTGGGCGAGGACGGCCCCACCCACCAGCCGGTGGAGACGGTGCCCGGCCTGCGCGTCATCCCCAACCTGGACGTCATCCGCCCCGCGGACCCCGAGGAGACGGCCGGCGCCTTCGTCGCGGGCCTCGAGCGCACCGACGGCCCCACCCTGCTCGCCCTCACCCGCCAGGCGGTGCCCCTGCTGGACGAGGTGCCCGTGCAGACGCGCCGCGAGGGCGTGCTCAAGGGCGGCTACATCCTGAAGAAGGAGACCGCGCCGCTCGAGCTCATCCTCCTGTCCGCGGGCAGCGAGGTGCAGCACGCGCTCGCCGCCGCGAAGCAGCTGGGCGCGGGCACGCGCGTCGTGAGCATGCCCTGCTTCGAGCGCTTCGACCGCCAGCCGGCCGCGTACCAGGAGTCGGTGCTGCCGCGCTCCTGCCGCCGCCGCGTCTCCATCGAGGCCTCGGTGCCCAGCAGCTGGGCCAAGTACGTGGGCCTGGACGGCGCCACCATCGGCATCGACCGCTTCGGCCTCTCCGCCCCCGGCGCCACCGTCATGAAGGAGCTGGGCATGACGGCCGAGCACGTGGTGCAGGTGGCGAAGAGCCTGCCGAAGAGCTGAGCCGCGCTCCCTTCCGAGCTTCACACCGAGGCCGCCCGTGCCCCCCGCACGGGCGGCCTCCGTATTTTTCAGATGCAACTCTGTTGCAGAGGTCGCTACAGCCGCTCGCCGCCGGGGCTGCTGCTGCCCAGGTCGACGATGTAGCGCAGGCTGCCATCCGCCTCGCGCACCCACACGGAGAAGTACTTCCCGTAGGCCAGGCCGCTGCGGCGCTTCTGCACGAAGGGGCCCACGGTCCAGGCGAGGTCGCCACTGCCCGCGGCGCCGCCCAGCTCGGGCGCCCAGGTGAGCGCGGAGGGCGGGCCGTCGGGCACGGGCGCGCCGCGGTCGCAGGTGTCGCCTCCGTACGTGTCGTCCGCGGCAAAGGTCCAGAAGGCCGCGCCGATCCCGTGAGTGGCCGCGTAGGTGTTGAAGGCCGCGTCGGTGGCGAAGGCCTCCGCCACGTAGGGCGCGGGGTCCTCTGGCCGGCCGTGGTCGCGCTCGCGCGGGTGGAAGGCGGCGCAGCCCTCGGGCAGGTCCGGCAGCGGGCCGGGACCGGGAGCGTGGTCGTTGCTGACGAGGCCGCGCAGCGAGGCGCTCAGCCGCCACGTGTTCCCGTGGTCCCGCTTCCACACCGAGACGTACTGTCCGTACCAGCGCCACACCGTGCCGTCGGGGCGCTGCTCGTCCTGCCACACGCGGCCCGTGGTGTAGCCCAGCGTGCCGTCCGCGCTCACGTCCCAGCGCAGGGGCTCCCAGCTCATGCGGCCGGTGGCGCTCTCCAGGGGCGTGGTGGCGAGCCGCTCGGCGATGGCCTCGCGCCCGCGCAGCGCGTACTCGCCGTCCAGCAGCAGCACCGCGTCCTCGGCGAGGAAGGGCGTGAAGCCCCGCGCGGAGCCCAGTAGCTGCGTCGCCGAGGACTGCGCCACGTCGGTCGCGTACAGGAGCTCCCGCTCGCGCCACAGCCCGTCTCCAGGCTTCCCCCTCCCCTCGCGGGCGGCCGCCGGCAGCGCAGCGAGACACAGCAACAGCGCGACGGCCAGCCGCGCGGTGATCTTCCTCTTCATGTCGAACCCCTCCGTTGCGCGGGGAGAGATGTCCCCGCGCGGAGCACCGTACGGAGAGGCGCGCACACGCTCCGCGACTATCCCGGGGTGCGGCCGGCGCGTGCCGCGAGCCGGCCCGCCGGGGCGGCGAGGCGGTGCGCTCAGCGGCCGGAGAGCAGCGCGTCCAGGCGGTCGCGGAAGCTGCGGCTGAGCTTGAGCTTGTGCCCGTCCTGCAGCACCACCCAGTACTCGCCGTGGAAGAGCGGCTCGAGCGACTTCACCCGCGCCACGTTCACCAGGGTGGAGCGGTGGATGCGCAGGAAGCGCTGCGGGTCCAGCTGCGTCTCCAGCTCGCGCAGGCTCTGGCGCAGCAGGTGGCTCTTCCCGCCCGCGTGCACCTGCACGTAGTAGTCGTCCGCCTCCACCCAGTCCACCTGCTCCACGGGCAGCAGCGTCACCCTTCCCGACTCGCGCACCACCAGGCGCTCGAGGTGGCGCGGCGCGCTCGGCGCGGGAGGTGCTGCGGGCGAGGCGACCATGCCCGCGAGCTGCTGCGCGAGCGCCTGCAGGCGCTGGCCGCGCACGTGCGCCTTGGCGCGGGCGAGCACCGTGGCGAAGCGCTCGTCGTCATACGGCTTGAGCAGGTAGTCCACCGCGCGCACCTCGAAGGCGCGCAGCGCGTGCTGCTCGAAGGCGGTGACGAAGACCACCGCAGCCTGCGTGCCCGCGGCCTCGAGCAGCTCGAAGCCATCCATGCCGGGCATCTGCACGTCGAGGAAGAGCAGGTCCACCGGGCGCTGCTTGAGCAGGCGCACCGCCTCCTGCGGCCGGCCGCACTCGCCCACCAGCTCCACCTCCGCGTCCGCGGAGAGCAAGACCTGCAGGCTCTTGCGCGCGAGCCGCTCGTCGTCCACCACCAGGGCGCGGATGGGGGCTGCGGGGGGCGTCATGCGGCCTCCGGGGTGGCGGCGGCAGGGCGGAAGGGCAGCGCCACCTCGGCGAGATGGCCCTCGCCGCTGGGGCGCAGCGCGAGGTGGTGCGCCTCGCCGTAGAGGTGGCGCAGGCGCGCGCGCGTGTTGCTCAGGCCGATGCCGCCCGGGTCGTCCGCCCCGTCACCCTCCCGCGCCTTCGCGCCTCCTGCGCCCCAGTCCTGCACCTCGAGCCAGAGCTGGTCGCCCTGGCGGCGCACGCGGATCTCCACGCGCCCCTCCCCTTCCGCGCTGGTGCCGTGGTGCACGGCGTTCTCCACGAGCGGCTGCAGGAGCAGCTGGGGCACCAGCGCATCGGCGGCCGCCGGGTCCACGTGCACCCGGGTGCTGAGCCGGTCCTCGAAGCGCGCGCGCTCGATGCGCAGGTAGCGCTCCACCAGCTCCAGCTCCTGGCGCAGGGGCACCTCCTGCACGCCTTCTGCGCGCAGCACCGCACGCAGCAGGTCCGCGAGCCCCGCCACCACCTGCAGCGTGCGCTGGCGCTCGCCCGAGCGCACGAGGCCCGAGACGGTGTTGAGCGCGTTGAAGAGGAAGTGCGGGCGCAGCTGCATCTGCAGCGCGGTGAGCTGGCTGCGCAGGAGCTGCGCCTGCAGCTCGGTCGCGCGCACCTGCCGCTCCACCAGCAACCGGTGGAAGCGCAGCGCGTGGCCCAGGCCCAGCACCGCGAAGTAGCTGAGCAGGTTGGCCATCACCCCGCCGAGCAGCATCGCGAGGAAGCCCGGGCTGCGCCGGCCCATCAGCGCCATCGTCGCCGCGGCCTGGGCGCCGTCCACGGTCCACGCGAGCGCGAACACGCCCAGGTGGGCGCTCACGGCCCGCAGGCTGGGCCGGTCCAGCGGGAAGCGCTCCGTGGCCCGGATGATGAACGGCGTGGCCAGCGCCCACACCCAGCAGCTCTGCAGGACGCTGAGCAGGTAGTCCCAGCGCGGCAGGGGACGCCCCGCCGCGAGGCCCGAGAGCACCGGCTGTAGACAGGCCACGGCGCCCACCGCCGTCCACGCGGCGAACACGAGCAGGGCGCGGCGGAGGCGGGCGGAGGGCGCAGGAGCGGGCATGGCGGGGCCGGGAGGATTCCCGGCGCGGGTGCGCCGAGTCAACCCGGGTGGCCACCCTCCTCCGGGCAGCGGGACGGGAGCGGGACGGGCGCTCCGCTGCGCGGCAGCCACACGCGGAAGGTGCTGCCCTCGGCGGGGCGGCTGTGCGCCTCCACCCGGCCGCCCATCGCGCTCACCAGCTGCTGGGTGATGTAGAGCCCGAGGCCCAGGCCGCCATAGTGGCGCACGCTCACCGCGCGCTCGAACAGGCCGAAGATGCGCGGCAGGTCCTCCGGCGCGATGCCGATGCCCCCGTCCTGCACCTCGAGCAGCGCGCCGCCGTCCGCCGCGGCCGCCACCCGCACCTGCACCGGCGTGCCCGCGCCGTACTTCGCGGCGTTGGTGAGCAGGTTCTCGAGCACCTGCCCCACCCGCATCACATCCCAGCTGCCCTCGACCGGCAGGGGCGCCTCGAGCGACACGGCGCACCCCGCCTGCTCCAGCAGGCCGCCCAGCCGCTCGAGCGCGCCCTGCGCCGCGGCGCGCAGGTCCATGGGCGCGGGGCGCAGCTCCAGGCGCCCGCCGCGGATGCGGCTCACGTCCAGCAGCCCGCCCACCCGCTCGCTCAGGCGCACCAGCTGCCGGTCCACCACCTGCAGCCGCTGCCGCGCCCGCGCGTCCCCCTCGCTCGCGCGCGCGAGCAGGGCCACCTGCAGCTTGAGGCTGGTGAGGGGCGTGTTCAGCTCGTGGCTCGCCACCGCGAGGAACTCGTCGCGCAGCCGCACCGCCTCCCCCAGCTCCTGCACCAGGGCCTCGCGCTCCTGGGCGGCGCGGCGGCGCTCGGTGACGTCCTGCATCGTGCCGGCGAGCCTCACCAGTCGCCCCGCCTCGAGGTGGCGGCGCCCGGTGCCGCGCACCCAGCGCTGCTCCCCGGCCGCGCCGAGGACGCGGTACTCCGCCTCGTAGCGCTCGGGACCGGCCGGGTCGAGCAGCTGGTCCATGAGGCCCTGCAGCGGGGCCCGGTCCTCGGGGTGCACGCACGCGAGGAAGCCCTCGAAGCCACCGATGGGAGCGTCCGGCGCGAGCCAGAAGAGAGACCGGCAGCGCGCATCCCAGCTGTGCTGGTCCGCCCGGACGTCGTACTCCCAGATGCCCAGCTCCGCCGCCCGCACCGCCAGCTCCAGGCGCGTGCGCTCGCGCTCCAGCTCGCGCCGATCCGCCTCCGCCGCCTCGCGCAGCGCCCGCTCGGCGGAGAAGAGCGCGGCGCGCTCGAGCGCCTGGGCACACTGGCGCGCGATCGCCTCGAAGAGGGCGCGCTCCACCGCGGAGAAGGAGCTTGGCGTGTCCCAGCCCAGGGTGAGGAAGCCCTGCAGGCCGCGCTCGCCGAGCAGCGGGAGCATCGCGCGCCGGCCCTCGCCCGTGGCCTCCGCGTGGCCGCTGAAGGCGGGCGCGGTGCGCTCCAGCTCCTCGATGCCCGAGAACCACAGCGCCTCGCCCCGGGCGAGCGCCTGCGCGGTGGGGGCGTCGTCGCTCAGCTCGATGGGAAGCGCTTGCACGGCCTGCATGCCGTAGCCGTGCAGCAGGTGCAGCTGGTCGCCCGCGGGCCTGCGCACCCACACGCCCACGCGCGGCGCGCCGCTCGCACGCTGGGCCTCGGCGACGACCGCGGCGGCCACCTGCTCGGCCGAGACCGCACGGGAGAGGGCACCGGTGAGCGCCTGCAGCCGCTCGGTGCGCTCGCGCGCCTCCTGGGCCTCGCGGTAGAGGCGGGCGCGGGCGAGCGCGTGCGCGCAGTGCGTGGCGAGCTGGCAGAGGAAGCCCTGCTCCTCGGGCTCGAAGGGGTGCACCCCCTCGAAGCTGACCGCGAGCACGCCCGCCACGCTCCCATCCACCAGCAGCGGCAGGCTCACCGAGCTGAACTGCGCGGAGGTGCGGGCCACGGCCACGGCCGCCTCGGGGAAGCGCTGCTCGCAGTCCTCGCGCGAGGCGATCCACACGGGGCCGCCCGTGCGGGCGGCCTCGGCGATGGGAGCGTGCGCGGCGAGCGGCACGCGCCGGAAGCGCTCGAGGGTCGAGTCGGGGTAGCGCGCGGCGCGCAGCAGCGTGAGCACGCCCTCCTCGCGCCCCAGCTCCCACGCCGCCGCGCCTCGCGTGCCCTGCACCTCGAGGGCGTGCTCGAGCACCACCCCGGTCACCTCCAGGGGCGTGGCGGCCGTGGAGAGGGCGGCCGTGAGCCGCTGCAGGCGCAGGGCCCGGTCCGCCGCGCGCTCGGCCCGCTCGCGCGCCGCCTGCTGGGCGGCGTGCAGGCGCGCGCGCTCCAGCGCCTGGGCACACAGGTGCGCGAGCGCACCGGCCACCTCGCGCTCCTCCGGGGAGAAGCGCTGCGGGGCCGCGAAGCCGAACGAGAGCGCGCCCAGCACGCGCCCCTCCAGCACGAGCGGGAGCAAGAGCCAGGCCTCGCGCTCGATGGACGAGGCACCGCGCGCGGCCACGGCGGGGTAGCGCGCGAACAGCGCCTCCCGCGACTCGAGCCACACCGGCGTGCGCCCGAGCATGGCGTCGCCGAGCGGGAAGTCCCGGGTGAGGGGGAGGCGCCGCCAGCGCTCGAAGGCCTCACTGCCGTTGCCGCGCTCGCCCACGGCGAAGGCCGCGTCTCCCTCCGGGGTCGTGGCCCACACCATCCCCGCCGCGCCGCCGAGCGCAGGGACGGCGTGCGCGAGCACCGTGTCCGCCACCTGCTCGGAGGTGAGGGCCTCGGAGAGGGCGGCCGCGAGCTGGAAGAGGCGCGCGGCGTAGGGCCGGGGCGGCTCGCAGGTCCCGGCGGGAGCAAGCGGAAGGGACGCGGTCGTCATGGGGATGGGGGCGGACGCTCGGAGCGCGGGGGAGAAGGCGGCGCACCATGGCCGCGGCCGTCCCCCACGACAAGGCCCCGCCCCCGGGGGTGCCGCACACCCGACGTTCGCCGCCCGCGAGACGCTAGGGCGCGGGGCGGAGCGGGTGCGCCGATGGCGGGGGAGGTGCGGGCTCGGCGTCGTCGTTGGCCGCGCGAGGGAGCGGCCGCGTGGCGGGGGCGAGCGCGGGGCGGAAGTCGGCGAGCAACAGCAAGAGGAGGAGGTCCATCGGGGACTCCGGCGCGCTCCGGGTCGGACGCCGACACCCCTCCGGAAGCGCAGGCGGAGGGACCCGGGGCTGCAGGGCAAGGCGCGTGCCGTACCTGCACCGCGGTGGCGTGCACCCGGTGTCGCAGGGGCGCGTGACAGCCCTCTGTCAGGAAATC
It contains:
- a CDS encoding cupin domain-containing protein codes for the protein MAGIQVKRFNAPDEARKFPHGNVALLQFGSDTVGLATFEPGWKWSKDVMPIAGTSSCKAAHSLYVLSGRMHTVMDDGETVDVGPGDFATIAPGHDAWVLGDEPCRMLDFTGMEHYAQPGAGAARGANAPRPEARPH
- the tkt gene encoding transketolase, coding for MRPLDKNVLSQAATVARGLAIDAVHASQSGHLGLPLGCAEIGAVLYGALLRHSPEHPAWMNRDRFVLSAGHGSMFLYAWLHLAGYPDMTLEEVKRFRQLGSHTPGHPELTHAPSGVETTTGPLGQGIANAVGMALAAKMAEARFNTPEHRIFDHHVVCLAGDGCLQEGVALEAVEFAGHQQLDNLTLIYDANAVTLDAMAKVTQSADTAKHFEAIGWDVQTIDGHDMDQVQMAVTRARKAGSGKPQLIIAKTLIGKGIPEVEGTAKAHGEGGAKFGDAARKAMGLPAEHFYVSPEVRQFFDARKKELAAEHAAWLKTFEAWKKANPTLAEQLAVSRAYAHTVAKDTDKRTPDTKALFDVIPPFAADSKIATRKAGQDVLQPLAKADPLLIGGSADLYGSTLNYIGDLKARDDDFSPANRTGRNIPFGIREHAMCSVMNGIAAHGIFRPSGATFLVFADYCRPPIRLAALSHLPVLYVFTHDSVGVGEDGPTHQPVETVPGLRVIPNLDVIRPADPEETAGAFVAGLERTDGPTLLALTRQAVPLLDEVPVQTRREGVLKGGYILKKETAPLELILLSAGSEVQHALAAAKQLGAGTRVVSMPCFERFDRQPAAYQESVLPRSCRRRVSIEASVPSSWAKYVGLDGATIGIDRFGLSAPGATVMKELGMTAEHVVQVAKSLPKS
- a CDS encoding DUF4440 domain-containing protein; this translates as MKRKITARLAVALLLCLAALPAAAREGRGKPGDGLWRERELLYATDVAQSSATQLLGSARGFTPFLAEDAVLLLDGEYALRGREAIAERLATTPLESATGRMSWEPLRWDVSADGTLGYTTGRVWQDEQRPDGTVWRWYGQYVSVWKRDHGNTWRLSASLRGLVSNDHAPGPGPLPDLPEGCAAFHPRERDHGRPEDPAPYVAEAFATDAAFNTYAATHGIGAAFWTFAADDTYGGDTCDRGAPVPDGPPSALTWAPELGGAAGSGDLAWTVGPFVQKRRSGLAYGKYFSVWVREADGSLRYIVDLGSSSPGGERL
- a CDS encoding LytTR family DNA-binding domain-containing protein; translation: MTPPAAPIRALVVDDERLARKSLQVLLSADAEVELVGECGRPQEAVRLLKQRPVDLLFLDVQMPGMDGFELLEAAGTQAAVVFVTAFEQHALRAFEVRAVDYLLKPYDDERFATVLARAKAHVRGQRLQALAQQLAGMVASPAAPPAPSAPRHLERLVVRESGRVTLLPVEQVDWVEADDYYVQVHAGGKSHLLRQSLRELETQLDPQRFLRIHRSTLVNVARVKSLEPLFHGEYWVVLQDGHKLKLSRSFRDRLDALLSGR
- a CDS encoding sensor histidine kinase, with protein sequence MPAPAPSARLRRALLVFAAWTAVGAVACLQPVLSGLAAGRPLPRWDYLLSVLQSCWVWALATPFIIRATERFPLDRPSLRAVSAHLGVFALAWTVDGAQAAATMALMGRRSPGFLAMLLGGVMANLLSYFAVLGLGHALRFHRLLVERQVRATELQAQLLRSQLTALQMQLRPHFLFNALNTVSGLVRSGERQRTLQVVAGLADLLRAVLRAEGVQEVPLRQELELVERYLRIERARFEDRLSTRVHVDPAAADALVPQLLLQPLVENAVHHGTSAEGEGRVEIRVRRQGDQLWLEVQDWGAGGAKAREGDGADDPGGIGLSNTRARLRHLYGEAHHLALRPSGEGHLAEVALPFRPAAATPEAA
- a CDS encoding GAF domain-containing sensor histidine kinase — protein: MTTASLPLAPAGTCEPPRPYAARLFQLAAALSEALTSEQVADTVLAHAVPALGGAAGMVWATTPEGDAAFAVGERGNGSEAFERWRRLPLTRDFPLGDAMLGRTPVWLESREALFARYPAVAARGASSIEREAWLLLPLVLEGRVLGALSFGFAAPQRFSPEEREVAGALAHLCAQALERARLHAAQQAARERAERAADRALRLQRLTAALSTAATPLEVTGVVLEHALEVQGTRGAAAWELGREEGVLTLLRAARYPDSTLERFRRVPLAAHAPIAEAARTGGPVWIASREDCEQRFPEAAVAVARTSAQFSSVSLPLLVDGSVAGVLAVSFEGVHPFEPEEQGFLCQLATHCAHALARARLYREAQEARERTERLQALTGALSRAVSAEQVAAAVVAEAQRASGAPRVGVWVRRPAGDQLHLLHGYGMQAVQALPIELSDDAPTAQALARGEALWFSGIEELERTAPAFSGHAEATGEGRRAMLPLLGERGLQGFLTLGWDTPSSFSAVERALFEAIARQCAQALERAALFSAERALREAAEADRRELERERTRLELAVRAAELGIWEYDVRADQHSWDARCRSLFWLAPDAPIGGFEGFLACVHPEDRAPLQGLMDQLLDPAGPERYEAEYRVLGAAGEQRWVRGTGRRHLEAGRLVRLAGTMQDVTERRRAAQEREALVQELGEAVRLRDEFLAVASHELNTPLTSLKLQVALLARASEGDARARQRLQVVDRQLVRLSERVGGLLDVSRIRGGRLELRPAPMDLRAAAQGALERLGGLLEQAGCAVSLEAPLPVEGSWDVMRVGQVLENLLTNAAKYGAGTPVQVRVAAAADGGALLEVQDGGIGIAPEDLPRIFGLFERAVSVRHYGGLGLGLYITQQLVSAMGGRVEAHSRPAEGSTFRVWLPRSGAPVPLPSRCPEEGGHPG